Genomic DNA from Oncorhynchus mykiss isolate Arlee chromosome 2, USDA_OmykA_1.1, whole genome shotgun sequence:
agctggtcctggggctctgttcacaaacacaaacacaccctacagagccccaggacagcagcacaattagacccaaccaaatcactgagaaaacaaaaagataattacttgacacattggaaagaattaacaaaaaaacagagcaaactagaatgctatttggccctacacagagagtaaacagtggcagaatacctgaccactgtgactgacccaaaattaagaaaagctttgactatgtacagactcagtgagcatagctttgctattgagaaaggccgccgtaggcagacatggctctcaagagaagacaggctatgtgctcactgcccacaaaatgaggtggaaactgagctgcacttcctaacctcctgcccaatgtatgaccatattagagagacatatttccctcagattacacagatccacaaagaattcgaaaacaaatccaattttgataaactcccatatctactgggtgaaattccacagtgtgccatcacagcagcaagatttgtgacctgttgccatgagaaaagggcaaccagtgaagaacaaataccattgtaaatacaacccatatttatgcttatttattttatcttgtgtcctttaaccatttgtacattgttaaaacactgtatatatataatatgccatttgtaatgtctttattgttttgaaacttctgtatgtgtaatgtttactgttaatttttattgtttatttcactttatatattcactttatttaTACATTATCTACCtcgcttgctttggcaatgttaacacatgttccccatgccaataaagcccttgaattgaattgagtaggCATGAGTCCCAACTCCAAGTAGAATGTCATAATAGTGCTCGTTCCTCACCTGAACAAACTGATTTTGGTGGTCATCTATGTATTGAAACAGTTGTTTCAACATGCCTGCTGctccaggagaagaggaagaggaggacgaagaggaaACCGATGTGTGGAGTAACAAGAATGCAACAACAATGAACTTTGTCTGTGAGGGAGAGTAAGATGCCACAGGAAGCCAGTGATGAAAATAACCAAGTAATAACTTACTCCATAATGTAGCAATATTTGCCACAATCCCTTTCTACTGGCTTCTACTTGTACAGGTCTGGGTGGTTTGGGGAGTTTAGATTTCCATGTTCCTCCAGAGAGTGTAggggcatagaaatagaattccaAAACAACACACAGCAGTGACTTGAATGGAATTGTCTGTTCTAGTAATTCAATTTCTATGGTTGTAGGCAGTCTCTGGTATCTGATTGACTTGATTGGACTCGAGGATCAAAGATCAGGGTGCAGTATGACACAACACGCGACTTAGCACTGTCTCAACTGGGATTACTGTTTAACTTTCTAACATAACTAATACAGAGACCGGGAAGGATGATCCCAGAAGTTGGTACAGTTGGTGATGCCATAATACTGTTTTAACAATGtctaggctacagtacactacaccagCAAGGTTAGCTGCTCATGCAAAGCCTGTTATGCATGCATACACACTCCACTCAGATCATCATACAATCATATTGATGTTCAATATCAGACACATTTTTCTGTTAAGTAATTTCACCCTTCTTCCTCCTCATACCATCTATGAACATGCAGCCACTTCTGTTTTTCCACGACAAAGTCTTTGTAGTGCACTTAATTAAGGAAAAATGTATACATGTTTTGCTAAAATAGTAAAGACTCACCATAATGCCGACGAAAAGAGTGTCCATGTGCCAGACATAAAGAGAGAACTGCAATTTTGCTGCTCTCGGTTTTTGTGGCTACTTTTATGCCttggtggtgtggtggtattGTGAAACAGTTTTTATATATTGGTTAACACTTGAAAATGTTATTTCTAAAGAATCCCAGATGAAAAAGATTAAGGAAACATATAGTGCGTCAAACCAGATTTATTTGCTGTTTCATGTAGATATTTGTGTGTGAacgagagagaaaatgagagagagagacattgagagagaatggaggaaagtgagggaggaagaaagatacagaaagagagagagagagagaggcagagtgttGAGGCTATATCAGATGCCAAGAACTCACAGGGTTTCTGGAATGTTTTGCTTAGAGGGAAAGAATCCAGAAAAGTTACAAGTTAACGTCAGGAAAAAAGCTAAACAAAGCCAGACTCCACTGATGGGATCACATACAAGATACACATTATAGAACTGTCTTTTAACAGTGGTGATGAAAAGAGGTGCTCTCAGTCCTTCTTGAGATGGGCCACTTCATGAAGGTACGCAATGAACAACTTGGTCCCCTCTATGTAGTTGTACCTGGGAAAGGAATGGGTGAGAGAAAACAGTATGTCCTCAACCAATCCTTTAAACAGAAATAAGACTGTTgatacatctgtgtgtgtgttcgtgcgtgcaTGGGTAAAAATCTATAAATGTTCAGGGTTAAAAaatgtatacatacagtacagtattagcATATTTAAAGGCTAACCTGCTCATCTTCTCGTTCTGGGAGTGGAGGCCGTCGTCGAAGCCTCCGATAGGCATCATGATGATGCTCTTCCCGGTCACGTCCTCAAAGGTCTTGGCGATGGGGATGGTTCCCCCTTCACGGATCAGGTCTGGCTCCACGTCAAACACTAGAGGAAAACAATGACAAGTCTGACTGcgtcataatgcattatacctgcaGTAGAGGAAAACCAACTGCAACCATTGGGATTAGAAGCCAGATCTCCTGCTCACCAAGTCAATATCTTAACCGTTAGACCAAGAGTACCTCTGCAAGGTccaagggtgtcatttgggaataCAAGCCTCAGACAGGGCTACCTCTTCGCGAGATTGTCATTCCAAGTCCTTTCTGCTacacaaaacatgacaatacCGCTGCACTGTCATGCCTTAACCACTGATAGGTCTACAGTAGAACCACAGCACACTGGCTTCATTTAGCGATAAGGATATGTATCTATGTCTGGTATCTTAACTCTAACAACTACAGATAGGCCTATGACTGTGAAGCTACTGTTGTGCAATAAATGTCCACAGTCAGCTACAATACAGTAATCATTACCCCTGTGACCACTgttcatacagacacacacacagcatatgaAACGTCCTCTGAACATCTCCAGAGCAGAGTTGTCTAACTGTACCTCTCTTCACGGCTGCTTTCCCTGCCTCGTACAGGGGGTGCTTGGTGTCTGCTAACCAGGGCTTAGCCCCGATGATCATGGTCACCTTCAGCTTGTTGGGGCTCTTTCTCTTGGCAAACACAGAGTACAGGTAGTCTGTGACCTACAACAGAACAAATATGTAACAGGCATACATGCAGTCTTCACGTCTATTTCATTAACTGAAACCAAACTGAAATAGTGAGAACAATTCCAGAAATGTGTGTGAACTGTGTGTAACTGCATGTAACTGTGTTTGTTGCAACTGCACAATGCACTGGGTGAGAGGCGTGTACCACCCACCTGTTTCTTGACCACTGCTGGGTCCATGTTGGGGACCTGTCGGATGGAGAACTTGGCAATGACCTTAGCAGGGATGACCGTCTTAGAGCCAGGGCCAGAGAAGGCTCCCTCGATTCCATGGATGGTAACGGTAGGGTAACGCCAACGATGGGCCAGCAGATCTACCTGAGATCAactcttatttgtcacatgcaccgagtACAACAAGTgcagactttaccatgaaatgctaaCTTATGAGCCCTTTCCTAACAAGGCAGTTAAAAAGTACGAAAATGTAAAAATGGATAAAAgacaataaaataacacaataaaaaaaacataacaaaaattaacaataacgaggctatatacatgctGGCTATAtacaaacagagaaacagagataggagGAGCGAAAACCTTAAAAGAACAAAAAAAAATTATCCACTCCCCTGTGCATCACCTTGTTGCTGTACATGAGTTGGCTGACGCCAATCTTGGACTTAAAGCTCTCAATGTCAAACTCAATGTCCTGGTACATCTTCCACTCTTCGTCTGAGAGTGGGGCGACGGCCTCTCTGATGCCTGGAATGAGGATCTTTCCACTGGGGCTGATCAGTGTGTCTGGGGGGAGACAtaggccaacacacacacgcagtcctTATAGACACACATTTGTAGGGACATCTAATACTTTATTATTTGTGCCAATAGAGagctcacacagacacacgaaCTATAGCTTTGCGTGCAAACATGAGCCAGAGATAGCTATACCGTAGGTGTTAAGATAGTATTATATTCTGTCACTCAAAGAGGTTAAAAACTCACCCAATATGCCGATCAGATCTGTCATAGGCTCTATAACTGTACCTCCATACACCCCTGAGTGTAGGTCCTGTTTTGGGCCCTCTACCTAGCAAACATACAAAGTCACCATTGCTATTCATTAATGATCTTGAAAAAGTTACGTTCCACAGAATTGGAAATGCCCCCAGCACGTCCTACCTCAGCAAAGAAGTAGCAGTTCCCCCTGGTCCCGTAGGTGAGGGCGGGGCGTCGGCTCAGCCAACCACAGTCTGAGATGATGATGTAATCGACATCGGAGAAGAACGTGTCTTTCTGCGCCACGATCATGGCGTCCAGGCCATTGGACCCGGTCTCCTCCATTCCCTCGATGATGAACTTCACATTGACTGGCAGGTCCTGCATGGGGAGAGGgcagggggtggagaggaggaggagggggaaaaaaatgttaTAACAAAGGAAGGCTCATTAATAATGGGCAGATAGACTGCAACTTAACTTGTTTCACCACGTCTTATGTCTCTACATCTCCTATGAGTTCACTCTGATATCTCTTCTTACTGGACACTCACAATGCTGAGGGCCTGATAGGCCTCCACTGTATGTATCCAGGCTAAGACAGGGGCCTTGTTGTCAGACGCCCCTCTGCCGTAGAGGTGTCCTTAGGGGTAGAATCAAAGTCATTATTTTCAAATAAATGTCCATTCTGTTCACCTTACATTGACATTTAACATGCATGTATCAGTTACATCAGTTACATGACATTGGTTGAAAACATGTATGGTAAAAATCATCCCACACCCAAGTACTTGCTTCATTCCTTCACGTTAGTTACAATATCTCATGGCTGTTAGTTGTAGATAGATGTTTCTGTGTGTTGAGTCTAGAATGGATTAAtgtaaagcactgtaaaaaaTCCTTATAATACATTTCacgagtcactttaataactctacctacatgtacattttacctcaactaaccggtgtccccgcacaatgactctgtaccagtacccccctgcatatagtctcgctattgttattttactgctgctctttaattacttgttacctttatttcttattcttatccgtattttttaaaactgcgttgttggttaggggcacataagtaagaatttcactgtaagatctacctacacctgttgaattcggcacatgtgactaatacaatttgatttgatttgattgctgtGATTGTGAACGCCTGGAATCCATAGTTTACAGTTGGAACCTATAACCTACCCTTGGAACATAGCCTACTGTTGCAACCCATAGTCTACTGTTGGAACCCATAGCCTACCATTGAAAGCCATACCCAACCGATGGAATCCACAGCCTACTGTTGGAtaccatagactactgttggataccatagactactgttggataccatagactactgttggaagccatagactactgttggaagccatagactactgttggataccatagactactgttggaagccatagactactgttggataccatagactactgttggaAGCCATAGCCTACCGTTGATGTCGGTCAGGTTGTAGGGTTCAGTGGCCCAGCCGTCCTCTAGCTTAGCGGGCTGGACATCCACATGTCCGTACACACAGACTGTCTGCTTACTGGGGTCACTGCCAAACTGGGCTGTCACCACCTTGGGTAAGGCCACTGTCTTGCCATCAGGCAGCTAAGCATGGTGATAAAGACACGATAGATGCAGAAAATGACCTGAATACAGTTTGCAAGGCAGGGAGCATTTCTGTTAACACCCAACTTTCAGTATTGCTTTCTGCAAACCAGTCTGATATGCCACTAAAGGACTCTAAAGACTAAGCTAAAAGCAAACAATAAGATCATATAACATAATCATTAAGTTGACCACATTTCAGAAAACTGACCTCTTGTATGCCGATGTCCACCAGTTCCACCTTCCCTCCCATGGCTTGTAGTTTCTCAGCCGTCATATCCATCATGCGATGGCAGTCTGGCCTCCTCAAGACATCACTGGAGTCGCTCTCTACAGCAACCCAGTCCCTCagagtctaacacacacacaaacgcacacacgcacacacacacacacacacacacacacacacacacacagagtatttATTTATAATGAATATTGTATTATCAGATAATAAAACAGACAACATCATTATTCTGTTTAGAAACTTGCCTGTACATATTCCTCCTGATGGCTGTCAACATATTGGCTCAGCTCATCATACTCAAATAAGtgatgaggatgaggagagacACTTGATATAACAACAAGGAGCATGGAAGGCAGTTGCCAGATCGTCATCTCTAGAAAGAATAGAAGGATTTATTCACTGAAAATTAAGCAATGATGAAAGCAATTTAATAAGAGACATTAATTAGCAAATGATTACATCTTAAAAAGCTAATTGTTACATCTCATTATGTCTCACCACTCTTCTGTTCTTCAACTTTTAAACTATAACGACAAATAAAATGCATCTTACCGTAGCCTGGTAAGTTTGGTACTTGTTTAATGTTGCCCTTGTCTTCAGAACCCACTGGAGTCTCCGGGGACACACAGGGTTTTTATACCTCTGGTAACTGGCTCACCTCCTGATGGGAAGGGTCGCGAGGTCAAGCCTTTCCTGGAGAGAAGCCAAGAAACCTGACAAATTAGATTTTCTCGCTGACAGGCACAATTGATCCAACTCCAAGAAAGAATGCATGCTGTGTCCCCTCGACATGAACAACATTAAGTAATGAACAAAATACAGTGAAGGATTGATTAGTCCGGTAATTTGTGGGGCCTTGCCTTAGTAGGCCTTAAAAAACAGATGGCCTAACAGGGGAGTTGTAGAAGAACTACACTTGTTCACCTGCAACACTGGAAGCATAACTTCTGGCAGGGTTTAATAAACGGCTGGCCACATTATACAAAATAGAAACGTTATAGAGTAAAACATGTAGGTCTACATTCTGCATAGCTCCTGACCTAGGCCTTATTATAGAGTAATGGATTATATTTCCCACACATCTAAAATACTTTTCTTTCTAAAGCCTGAGCCTTGGCCGGTGCTTACTCCTCGTGGCGGAGGAGTAAGGATCAGAATGGAGTctacaaataaaaataacaaacatgTCGATGAACGAAACAGCAAACAAAAACTGAAACTCAAATTATAATACAGTAGAGGCCTCATTATCAACCATGCTGACATTTCTTACTGAAATTCTGGCGTACGTGGAGATTCTAGGATGTACTAGAGGCTATGCATGTTTCCATTGATAAACAGAGCACAGTGGAGGtgtagtggaaatttcctgtatttaccaaatcatgagaccAAACcaccacacaagtcagagttatcataaagtccatctttaattattatgagctccatcacaaccctgtgactctcagatcaattcagtgtctataaatgaattctctgagagtgcttacaaaacagttcttagtatcatttatagccaagacacacccatctgaactcacatgacgaataacagatcttaggaacattacaaaggaagactttacttgagagaggagtatcccatagccagacagcattagctataaattatcgttcagtttgcaCTCCTAAAACGAGgttctacttctcgttcttggtacaacaTAGTACCAAGACATTAGGATATATATCAATTGTCATTTTAGACACTCCCattctggacaagctcacggagacacagtgactggcacacagacattgtggagccaagagataattggttccccctcaatcaccccttcacatggtttaataTGAAGACAAGGTTgacccctctctgcggcccaagtaactgaaccctgacagagaacagataactgcaaccggccaacagtattatccaaaaatagacattctaatgacatatctcacataagcatgcaataaaaataataaaacatattatttataaatgttacctAAATAATTCTGATTCTGCCACGACAGAGGCTCcttggaggaggaaggggaggaccatcctcctcagtgaatttcataaaaatagtttAACATTAACAAACATATACTTTTTAGATGAAACTATAaaaactataaaactataaacagtgcattcagaaagtattcagaccccttctccttttccccttttccacattttgttacgttacagccttattctaatttggattaaataaaaaaaaatggccttcatcaatctatacacaataccccataatgacaaagcgaaacaggtttttagatatttcaGCTAATTTACAGTTTttaacaatcactttggcactaatttcagaaccttgtggtcatttttcaaaactctagacacaaaactcaaaacggtcatcacttgtaacacaggctgtccaatgttcaaaacattgcattgtgcattcatatatttaaagaaaccttgcacttgcagaatcattggttcaaataacttatttatcatgaaataccataggaacattcatttagatcacccacacacaagataccgatagtttcGCTGTGTAGTTTTTCATacaatcattgaatattgtagtacaaaatatgtgatacatttttcattatgcTACTACACGTAAATACTTCACTGTAAAAtaactagtagagagaatacttCGGACACAGTGGAATCCTTGaacaaaatatgacatttacagttttttacaatcactttggcactaattttgGAACCTTGATgtcctttttcaaaactctagacacaaaactcacaaccaatgatcaaaatgcatTTAAGAAAAACTCAACACTTTTTCCAATtacacataaatacacataaagctaagatcatttgttcattgaactaaaatcacctgtccaaaatgacacaacttaacatcaaagtattaccatttcaaaatgcaattcacacattacatcatagatgactgtctattcatttcattacaatgatctaactatcaattgatacaactgcccaaaatgataagtaactgttgcgttactcttaatgcatagttttcCATGTTTCaatcatgaaagtttcaggataacgagatccattgacaccaattaccgtggaacatgaaccaattggactacattatctatggatgtaatatttcatcatcattctttatcagacactgtttctatggtcccatgtactacttttccagaccatgttttcagatttgacattactgtacactcaccggccactttattaggtacacttatctagtactgggtaggacccccttttgcctccaacagcctgaattattcacggtgttgtactttaagagatgcccttctgcacaccactgttttaaacagctgttatttgagcgtttgtggcctttctgttagcttgaatgagtctggacattctcttctgacctctctcattaacaaggtggtTTTGCCCACAGAAatgccgctcactgaatgtgttttgtttatcgcaccattatctgtaaactctagaggctgtagtgtgtaaaaatcccaggaaggcagctgtttctgagatgctggaatcaccatgtgtgtcatcaacaatcataccacggtcaaagttgcttagattactcatcttgcccgttctaatgtttggtcaaacaacatctaaagctctctactctatatactctatatattgagttgtaggcagccacatgattcgctgtttGAATGTAACCGTCCTTGATGAGTTAAATCAGGACTGTAGAGCTGATGGCGTGActtatgtcattgtgtgggatgatgtcaggttccaccatgctcaaatggtgcaagcatggtttcaggcccatccacaatttaccaagagtgtgcaaagcttttatcaaggcaaaaggtggctactttgaagaatctaaaatctgaaatatattttgatttgtttaacactttttggttactacatgattccatatgtgctatttcatagttttgatgtcgtcactattattctacaatgtagtaaatagtaaaaataaagaaaaacccttgaatgagtaggtgtgtccaaacttttgactggtacttatTATATAATGTACGTCCAAAAATAgatagcaactacagattgcccttttaagtctatcaaaagtgtacAAGTTTtaacatgtgtccattaggcctatggattaaTTTTTTATCAGCAtaaattagattgagcaataaaagcctcacttttattccataggcttggatctgcactatgcagctattgtaagagcacatttttcactggctgtccactggtttcaaaaacaatgtaTAGGCAGTTTAAACttattgaattcaaccattattgggttcaaatacacatttagatttgtgaacagccatccacaacaaccacaatccttAAGACGCAAATAGCTacatgagagagcagcagtgtgattcacatcaatgcgctatgtagataataataataagggaTATCCATatgctgtagactacaccactactgtcatccttacctccaagcgtttattcaagttggataatccttggatgccgacagcagtcgcaccattgaaagacatagcttggactgtagcctacaaaaaccTACTCCAGCTCTTTTCCCGAgacccatcaaacacatttggtgtgtcatcatattGGTCTttgactcgctcaggtggaaccaACTTAAACTTGCTAATTTTTttaatgctgatttgaatgtcattaagaaaacagagaagtgtcaaatattttgttttgcaaacatcctttctgaatttaaaagtaatccttgaagtaatcatctagtttttcaaaagtattggtaatctgattacaatatttttgctattaatgtaacggattacagttactgtttaatttgtaatgtaatccgttactccccaaccctgaacataacaaaatgtggaaaaagtcaaggggtctgaatactttctgaatgcactgtaaatgtcaacaaataattgattaaatcaCCCTGTTTTGCAGTGaaagtctacagtagcctcaacagcggGTAGCACCATTGTGTAGACCAGTGTTACTCACTATTTTTTGTAAGGGGACCACTTTGGGTTGAGACAATCATTTACAGTTTTTTATAATCACTTTGGCACTAGTGATTGAAGCAAATGGAACGAAACGGGgctaaacatacctgaatttgccCAATAGAAATTCTCATTTGTAACTAATGcctatgtatatattgtattttataccatctattgcatcttgcctatgctgcttgGTCATTGCTCATCTGTAACAGTTTTCTTCatctgaaggagaggcggaccaaaaagcagcgtgattGTTATTCATTgtactttaataaagaaactgtaCATgaaaaactaacaaaacaacaaacgtgcgaaaacctaaaacagtcctatctggtgcaaacacagagacaggaacaatcacccacaaacacacagtgaaacccaggctacctaagtatgattctcaatcagagacaactaatgacacctgcctctgattgagaaccatactaggccgaaacatagaaatacccaaatcatagaaaaacaaacatagactgcccacccaactcacgccctgaccatactaaataaatacaaaacaaaggaaataaaggtcagaacgtgacatcatccatgtatttatatgtacatattcttattccatccttttacttagatgtgtgtgtattaggtagttgttgtggaattttaGATTGTTTGTTAGATAtcgctgcactgtcagaactagaagcacaagcatttcgtaaCACTCGCAAAAACGCCTCccggtggcgcagtggttaagggcgctgtactgcatcagagaccctgggttcgcacccaggctctgtcgtaaccggccgcgacctggaggtccgtggggcgacgcacaattggcctagcgtcgtccgggttagggagggcttggtcggtagggatgtccttgtctcatcgcgcaccagcgactcctgtggcgggccgggtgcagtgcgcgctaaccaaggttgccagatgcacggtgtagcctccgacacattggtgcggctggcttccgggttggatgcgcactgtgttaagaagcagtacggctggctgggttgtgtatcggaggacgcatgactttcaaccttcgtctctcccgagccggtacgggagttgtagcgatgagacaagatagtagctactacaacatttggataccacgaaattggggagaaaaaggggtaaaaaaatatatatatatttaaaaaaaaaaaaaaaacactcgcAAAAacaactgctaaccatgtgtatgtgaccgaaacgaaacagttctgaaagctgacatacacataacagaaaataatcacccatgaaacacaagtgggaaaaggctacgatgattctcaatcagagacaactaacgacacctgcctctgattgagaaccataccaggccaaacgcaaaacacaacatagaaaaaggaacataggtaatccacccaactcatgccctgaccatactaaaacaaagacataacaaaataactaaggtcagaacgtgacagcttgTGAGTTCGAATCTCATTGGGTGGGCTTATAACACATTTTGAATCTCTCATCACAGACTAATTTAGCATTTTTGCCAATTAGTAATTACTACTTTTTATCTACTTTGCAACTGCTTAGCATATTAGCTAACCTTTCCCTAACCCCGACCTTAACCTTTTAGctaacccctcccctaaccctaaccttaaccctttcacctaactcctaaacttaaccctaacattaaccctaacctctaacccctagcctagctaacattggccacttagccacctagctagaatttgtaacatTCAATACATT
This window encodes:
- the LOC110485134 gene encoding cytosolic non-specific dipeptidase, whose product is MTIWQLPSMLLVVISSVSPHPHHLFEYDELSQYVDSHQEEYVQTLRDWVAVESDSSDVLRRPDCHRMMDMTAEKLQAMGGKVELVDIGIQELPDGKTVALPKVVTAQFGSDPSKQTVCVYGHVDVQPAKLEDGWATEPYNLTDINGHLYGRGASDNKAPVLAWIHTVEAYQALSIDLPVNVKFIIEGMEETGSNGLDAMIVAQKDTFFSDVDYIIISDCGWLSRRPALTYGTRGNCYFFAEVEGPKQDLHSGVYGGTVIEPMTDLIGILDTLISPSGKILIPGIREAVAPLSDEEWKMYQDIEFDIESFKSKIGVSQLMYSNKVDLLAHRWRYPTVTIHGIEGAFSGPGSKTVIPAKVIAKFSIRQVPNMDPAVVKKQVTDYLYSVFAKRKSPNKLKVTMIIGAKPWLADTKHPLYEAGKAAVKRVFDVEPDLIREGGTIPIAKTFEDVTGKSIIMMPIGGFDDGLHSQNEKMSRYNYIEGTKLFIAYLHEVAHLKKD